The genomic stretch actgttgctatgacagtGCACTTCATATCAAGATGCATCTGCAAAAGCTGAAACTCAAAATGTTGGtcattcagcagctgtttctccAAGAAACTATTTATATTCCATGTAAGTTTCACATCCCTATAACATTTagtgtactgtctgtgtgtagtAGACAGTTTCccattggactgtgggagaagaGTGTTCATTATTACAGCACTGAAAACTGGATTTGTTTTAAGTGTGAACTGTAGATTTCTTAGTATACTCAACTTTGACACTTGTaactatacactacacactcaaacactagttTAGAATTAGTATTTATTGCACAACTGGGATGCGGAGAGACACCTTTTGTTAAAGTTCACTCTCTTTGTAACTCTCTCCTGAAACACATCTCAGAACACTTCTCAAAACTCCCCCTTTCAGATCTGCTTTTAATGAATGAGCTAATGTTGTCCGTATTCACAGCTCAACTTTTCAGATCTGCTTGTGATGAATGATgtagtgttttgttttaattgtatttcatggtattgtatattttattcacttttgtctcctttgatttatttttttttttatctgtgtgtAAAGTGACTGAGTATTCTGAAAAGTACTATATAAATCTAAGCTCATATTTTGGATTAAAGAGACTTATTGTGTTAATGTTATCTTGGCAAGagtgtctgtgtttctctgtgttgacGTCATCGCATGGTTAATTGAGCATGGCTCAACTTACAGTTACAGAAATTGTTCCCGCACACTGTCTCCAGATCTAAAACATTACTCCCCATTTACCATAAGCCTTAAACTTCCCCCACTTACTTACAGTCAGTTACAAACTGATCTGGAAATGTCTTGCACAAACGCCTCAGGCTGTTGGGCACTTCTCAGGAAGTCAGGAGTTTCCCAATGTGCACATTACGTTAGTAAAATGAAAGATTACTAGAGTATAGACATCAACTGTCGTAATTTTGAGAAGTGTTTGTGTCATTCTAGTTCAGCTTAAAATAGAGTAAGGAGAAATATTGCTTTAGGCAGATGTCATACAGTAAATGTTTTTGTTCTCAACTTATTATTGAACTGTTCTTTTACAAATCTCTGTTGTTCCTGGAACAAAAGTAGTTGCTCAAATACAAAAATTCGAAGCATTTTAGACACCCTTGTTTTTGGTAGTGTTGACTAACTTTAGGATCAAGTGTTTCTGTGATATTTAATCTCACCTGTCATTCTTTTAGAAACCCTGCAGCTCCGTCATGCAGGTGTACAGTTAGAGACTAGAGTCTGTTTGAATTGACAGTTTGGGAGTGTTTCCACTGTTCTCTGAAGGGTCCAGTTTGCCACATTTCTTGTGATTTAAATTATATACGAAACTGATCACACATTTGTCCAAAAATCTACAAATATAAAGTACCCTGGGTGGTTAATCAGTGCTGGCAGAAAAGTGTGATAGTTAGAGAAGAAAGTATAGAACACTCAGGTACAATTAGGACTTGATATTAGCCCTAGGAAAtccattaaaaaacataaatctgGAACATTTTCTACTAAACCCATGGCACAGTTTCAGTTTGTGGTGCCAGAGATCTGatttttgctttaaaaatatcacaTCAGGTTAGTTCCTGACCACAGATCTGCTCTTAATTCTTACTTAGTAAACCATACTTCCAGCTAATGACTGTATATATAGACGGCATGCCTTCATTCTTTTCTATTCTTTAGAAACAAAACTTTTCCTTTTCTCGGAACGTCTACGTGCCTCCTCATTTGGGTAAACCTGCCCCCTACTCACAGAGCTCACTCTCTGACCTGCCTACAAATTTGACTCGACCCAGCCCCCTTCTCCAATAGCCCATTCTCTGACACGCCTTCTCATTTGGGTAGACCTGCCCCCTTCTCACAGAGCTCAGTAGACCCGCCCCCTTGTCCCAGACCTTGGCAGTGCAAGAGCagagctgatttttttttttttttttttttttaacgctgTAGACAATCTTAATTTCTCATCATAACCTCTTTTTTTCAACACACATCTGTGTATGTTACAATGCATGTTGCAAAGTCTGCTTCATTTAAGGCGGAATGAAAAGTTCTCCAAGagaccgtttaaggtggaatgggtaATTCTGCCTGGGCCCCATAGATGGAGAGGAAAGTGCTGTCTGTGGCAGACTGTAACTGTTGTACCATGTAAGGTAAAGAAGAAAGTCCTGACGAAGCtaaaatgtcataaaataaatttaattaaagataATACATGCCAGTAACCGCTgcactttttaaggtggaaatgagagTTCTAATAAAACGTTTACTTCACTCAGAGTGGCTGAAGACAAGGTGCCCTGCACATGGTCCATTTTCTGTTAATGCAGCTAACATGTAGATCAAACATCAAAATTCAACACTTAGTTTGCTGTACGTGTTTATCCTCTCCATTTTCTATATactataacatttaaaaatgagcCAATATTAGCACAAGGAAAACTAACAGCTGGAATTAGATGCTGGAGATGGGCAGTTTAGAAGAGGCTGAAAATGGGCTGCTTTGCCATTGAAAACATATGGGAAATACAGAGCTGCACATTATATCAACTAGCAGAGGCGCTAGACCTGAATTGGCTTTGCTCTTGAGAGACGTTGTGCTGTCCATGTTTTCTACAGTCAACTGGTCTGTATCAAGGCGATATCAGTGCTATGCTGAGAATGGTCCAGCACCCTAATAATATCATGTCAGTGGAGTCCCGTGGtattaatttttcattaatatgtggGTCATTAAAGGTGCAGCAACAAGTAATCTAATGTTTGTAGCTAGAAGCCTACCAAGTACAGAGGTGTTTTTGGTGAAATGGATGCAAGTACAAGGCAGGTGTAGCTCATAAACAAGCAGCTAGTTTGGTTTTGTGAAGTGTGCTCTTCATTTTCCACGGATCATAACAAAGTGGCTGATGAATTGGCACTGAGACTGTGCTTAGAACCAGAGAAACCAGTCTAAATGCCATTCATGCCTAACTGTAAATACCCtcccatttttctctctctctcgttctctcatGCCCTTTGTTGTACTGTAGTGTCTATCACGCACATGTTCAAAATCCACACACAAGCttctatataattttttaagAGAATCATAGCATTAAAATGCTAACTAAGGGTTTTGTGGcaaaaagtaataatttattttcttttacttcaggaaaaaaaactgaCTGTAAGTGTCTGAACACAGATGAGATCTATATACTTTGCCTAATGTTGCATTCTTTAATAAAAACTTTTGGTCAATTGTACAAGCTTTACAGAAGAGATAGAAAACATTCAATAAAACAATGCTGTTCACCTCTCACTTTTTACCAAAGTGAAGATGATTTAGAAGTTTTAGTAATAGATTTATGGTTAATGaatcattcatttataattgtattaatatatatgtgtgtgtgtgtataaattaaatgcagaaaacaaattcctctgtgtgcaagcacagtgtcCAATAAAGTCattctaattctaatatatAGGGCATATCAGATGCAGGTTTTTGACATGTAAAACGGTTATGTGTTAGCATGCAGTGTTTTAGATTCTGGAACACTGGTCAGTAGCGGTTTGATCACCAGCAAACTagcatcatcactgtccaaagaaaacatatatctcgaaaaatattaactttactATTGTCATACTTTCATACTTCTatactttcaatggaagtcaaggTAAAGAGATGtcattccaagtcattttggagcattttcattgatccattcatcatgaaattttacacagtgtggaggacagctgctgtgtcccTAAAAATCGACACCAAGTTCATGCCAAAATTGTGTAGTATTTCAAACTGGAATATTAACTCCAAAATATCTTTGTAGACAAATCTTATAGTCAGATTATTTATgaaaatttctgattttatttCAGTTGTCCATTACCAAAGTCTTGCCTCCAGGAGTTGTGGTTGCTATACTTGCATCAACATTTCAGTACAAGCTGTTTGTTAGCATCTGTAGCATTTGTGCTAACAATCTGTACTACAAAGGAACATTCAAATACCAACAAAGAAGTagatttgttgtgttttccacAAGATCTTTCAGCCAGTGTTCATGAAACAATACAGAGGCATGCTGAGGAGAGCATTAATGTGTTTAGACATTTTGATCAGAAACCTGGGTGCTTGCTTTAATTGGATTTCTCGTGCAAACTATCAAGTTGGATGAAGCTAACTAGCTAACTGATCTCGAATCTAATCTGATATTTCTCATTATTAGACCTAATTTAAGTGTTTATGTATATATGAAACTGAATGAGGTTTAGCTTATTTAACAACATCGATTTCTTGCTGTAATTGTGTAAATTGTTGTTAGTGCCACTGTTCTTCCTTTGCCTGATGGAGGCAGAAATGTATAGTGATTAGGCATAATTTAGCAGATGTTGTGTCAGCTGTAAATCTTCATTTGTCTGACTTGGgatttttatgtatgttttgtAAAGCTGCTCCAGGACAGCAGCAGCTTCTGTGAAACGCATTCATGGGCACAGTTTTTATTGTTGGTTTTGAATGTGATGTATTGAACATTGGAGCAAATGTTCTTGGATAGCAACTGACAAAAATTTGTTTTacttttctctttcactctataATCCAGGTTGTTTCTTTGGTGTTCCAGTCCTTTCCGGTGTGAATGTGACGTGTGACAGTTACAGTGTATTGGTGGACTGGAATTTTGAAGGTTTCAGTCCAGATGCTGAGTTCATTCTGGAGGTGGTACCAAACATTCCGTAAGTTTAGTGATATTTCCTTAGAGACTGAGTACTGTGTTCACACAGATGTAAGTGTTGGAAGATGCAGTTTTATAATAGAATATTatcattaaacaaaaaataaatatatatatttagacttttttcataatgaagCCCTTTATTTGCTGCTTTTGCCTTTATGTAGACTTCCAGAAAAGGTTCAATTTCCTACAAGGAGCCGTTCATACAACATATCAAAGCATTTGCAGGACACAGGGTACAATTTGTTTATAGTGAAAGTGACAGCCAGGAACAGCAACAATGAAACCAAAAGTGAAAATTCACCGAAATTTACTTTTGATGATGCACAAAACGCAGACATCAAATGTGAgtttacatatttaatttttattttctatcAGCACtaaattctgtgtgtgttaaaatatCAGGGTTtttctgtccacaggtgaacTTGAGTTCCCCACAATAGACCTGATTCCTGGAGATCACCAGCTGACTGTAAAATTCagaaaccctttacagctctacagacacacacctgctcTACGCAACATCACTGACCGTGATCAACTCCGTTATGAGGTCATCAGTGATGAGCCAAGCATTCAGGTACTACACTCACTGCTCCCTTTAAGTATATGATTACACATATTACTTTCCTGCACCAACAATAGCTGCTTTTAGGATATTAGGGCAATAGGGCTTTTAGCTTATACACGtgtgtaaataaactttttTCTATTTATACCTTTTAACTGACTGTTCTTAATATTGTCTTTTTAGCATATGAACATATTTATTACTAGAGGAACTTAAAGCATTGCCTATATAATGCTTTACTGCAAGTGGAATACATTCAGAGCATGAGATGCACGTCTGCCACGTTTTATTTTCCCGGCTAATGTTTGCAATAAAACCGGAAGTGACGTCATCACCAGCCATGGAAGCCAAATTAAAGTGGTCAAACTAAAAGTTCTTCATAtagatattattttaatattgtgcTGGTCACTTTTACACTAAACAACAAacaattattcattttaataatagAAAAAGAAGAAACTAAATAAATGCCTCAAGAGCAACACAGAAGTCGTAACAAATGCAGCGACCAATAAAATTATCTTGCTCACcatatttaaacaatttaattctACGTgaatttttttgttgaataaatagtcaattgtcatttttaatactacacaacccTTAGACAAAAGAGACATTAGACAATAATTTGTCATCAAATTCCATTCATACTAACTTCCCGATAACATAAAAGTTCTCAAAATCACTGAAAACGCGGGGTTAGGGAAGAGAGAGTATCAAAATATGCCATGGTTTTCTCATtgcttaaaaaaattatttattccaTGAGCCACATCTTTAAGTCAAAACAAATCTCAACAGAAAGAGCATGAAATAACCACAATAGACTCCTCATACCAGTCagagattttatggactttaaTTTGGAAAACTAATACATGAGCCacaatatttttctttctcttgtagAAAGCTGAGCAGGAGTGCCGTCTTGAGGACGACACGTGTGAGAGTAATGTGTTATTCCCAAAAGAGAAAGAGCATTACTGCATCACAGTCTCTGGATGGATCAGACACACCAAAGTCAAGGAAAATAGAAAGTGTTACAGTGGCAGTCTTAAGCCCAGTGAGTACCAAAAACCGAAAtcattattttacactttagaaaaacatacaaaatagtAACTCTATAGTAAAAACTACTCTGTAAATTGACTTTTACACAATAGACAAATAGCCATTGTCAGATTgccaaaataatgaaataatgctgatattattcatttatatctATTTTGAACACTGATGATATTTAATAGATATATTGATTTTGCTTTTACTTgatttatctttaaaaaaaattggtgGATTAcagcatttatattttttgtctgATTTACATTAAGAAGTGGTTCTCAAACCTGTACCTAGAGTACCAATGTCCTGCATATTTTAGAGGTTTCCCTTCTCCAAACATGGCTGTGGAAATTGATGAACTAGTTTCCAAGCCCTTTCAGAGGTGTACTGAGAGTTGGGGTACCGGACCAGGACTGAGAACCCCTGTTCTAGCCAAGAAAGCAACAAGGAAGCAACCACAAGAACTTGACACACTATAAGATAACAGTAGCTAATGCTAACAATGTGGCGTAAAAAACTGGAAAACAGCATCACATTAATTTGTCAGCTCTATAGACCATTGTTTAGTTAAAAAAATTGTATCAAAATTAAAGACTACaaattctttgttttttttccgtCACAGGCATTCCCATCACTGTGTACATCATTCCCCTCCTGGTGCTTTTTATATTCACTCTGATCATGGTAATTTTGTGTAAGCTAATTCccaagaaaatgaaaaaggagGATCTTACCAAATTCCCGCCATTCCTGGTAAGTGACGTGGTAAAACCCAAACTTTAACTTTGTGAGTAGTTTTTGGTTAGCTAATTTATGCCAATACGACAGAGCTCATTTCAGTCAGTGCCACTATGGTAACAACAGTGGGCAAATGGAGTTATTTTTTAGGCTGTTTTCTTTAGATGTATgcagtttgtgtttctgtgaaatCCTGCTGGTGTGGGTTACTGAGAGTTCCTTCCCTTTTAGGAATGCACATAAATGTTACTTGACTGATGCATTTAATTACCTACaaaacccatttccagaaagTTTGGGATATTATATAAATTGCAGTAAAACCAAGAATATATAATTGGTTAATTCTCAAAGATTTATTTACctgaaaaagcacaaagaataggtatccagtgttttcactgaacaacttgatctgttttgtaagtacaaacacattttttatttggtgcctgcaacacactttaAAGACGTTGgaacagaggcatgtttaccactgtgttatatcacctTCCTTTATAATTACACTATtaaatcatttgggaactgaggataccagTTGTTAACGTATTGGAATTGGgatttttgtgcattctttctTGATATTAAACTTCACATCAAGGGAAACTTCtcacatatcatcactgtccatttGAAAAACACGCAtcttcatttttgtggatttttacttCAGCAGCTCTTTCATCTTTCATgatcccagacagcgagcatatattgGTCCACTAGCATttaaaggctggcacaccactgactgtagaccactgctggtccactaCCTCTCGGACctctcagattactgtcctgtgtacAGGATATATctaatttttaatctcctcaaacagatttaaattcacagagacttttattctggaaaacaaactaatacaaatattaccaacaactatgagagaaataataatgagtataagcctgataataaaatgattatgctgaaactgttgacactgtgctggattaaaattatttgctaatcttatttataaaggataacaaaaattgtaaaatggactgtgaatggaaaagtgctaaaatttggcattttgtctaaaattctgttaaatcaccagtggtccgtcctgaaaacgctgtgcaaaacactagtggacctccaactttccCCTCAGTGGTCTGCCATCTCCTTGCTCTGATGGaatgaaatatttttacattgacttccattgaaagttaaaaaggTTTTTCCTGCTCCTATAAAATTACTATTTggggagatgcatgtttttaattggatagCGACCATATGAAAATCACCCATGCAGGTCACTGATTCACCACATACCATGAGAGATGTCGGCTTTGGCACGTGTTGCCGATAATTGTCCGAATTGTTTGTTCGTCGTTAGCATGGAAAACACAGCGTTCACTTTTTCTGAAAATAAGAGTTTCTGGTTGCATTCCTTGATGCAGCAGCAAATTCTTTTAAATGATACCTTTTTGAAGGGCTTAAAGATCATGCTCATTCAACACTAGTGTCCAGCCTTACCGTACATGGACTGGTAGTTCCTGACTCCTTTCACATTATTAATTTCAGTAGATTTCAATTGAATGTGTTTCCGTTTTAAAAATCCTACCctgttcaataaaaaaaaatggagaacaAACCAGCTCCTGAATAAACGCACGTAGAAAAGAATGGCCAGATTCGTCAGTGAGTAAATGTTTAACTTTGAATCAGCTGATATTTAattggtgttttttaaagctgCTAAAAATAACCTACATGAGACTTTAGCAAAGAGatctgttttttgtgtgttgagTAATTGCGCTACATTTAAGCTGTGCTACCACTGTTTGATTACTGGTTTAACTCATTTCTTCTCTGACAGGTTAACAAGGACATGCACCTGATCTTGCCTTTAAAAATGGAGAAGGAACCTGTTGTTGAAAAGCTCCTGTTTATACCAGTCACCAAAATTCCCCTTATTGTCGACACAACAGGAAGCACTGCGCAACCAGAGACACGCAGCAGCCAGTCTTTGGATTCCTGTGTCAGTCTCATTGGTGAAAACTCAAGAAATGAGTCAGATGGTGATGAGCTGGAAGAAACAACTGTCCACGAGTTTGTAGATCCTTACACTAACGCCATGAACATGTCAGATTATGATTGTGCTCACTGTCCTATTTGATCAGAGCCACTTGGATAGTATGGAGGTCTATGGAATATGTGGATTTGTTTTGAACTCTACAAGGTCTACTAAGAGAAGCTACGAAATACAATCTATAGGTCTGCGACTGGATATAATTTATAAAGCTGTATTCAAAATATAATTACTGTTAGTGTTACTCCTCTGGGACGGAggagtggcgcagcaggtagtgtcactccAGGTATCTGAATACTGTGGGTTCAAGCCCAACTcccgtgactgtctgtgaagaatgtGTTCTCAcggtgtcctcgtgggtttcctcccacactccaaaaacacacgctgataggtggattggtgagtgtgtgtcgccctgtgaaggactggcgccccctccagggtgtgtacccGTTTTGCGCCCAATGAGTTTGTGTCTCCAATCATTATGAAATTCTCATTGCAATGCAAAGTGCAGCTTCATTTCTTATGTTCACAACTGAGGATCCAGCTTATGAGTTAAAATTTGAGTAAACAATACAGTAATCCTATATCAGTGCAaacttaaattaatatttataaataaccaTTCACTTGCAGGTTAACTGTCATCTACGGTCTGAATTGAAATTAGTTATTGTTGAGTACAGATGAATGTGTTTTAAACTATGCTACTAAATTCTCTGGGGAAAATGGATGTGTTTTAAGCATCTGTAGGGAAATTTTCTATATTAACTTTAAAGAAATTGTCTTTATGGAAAGAgtggtttatgtttttttttttatcaccaaGTCCACCATGACC from Hoplias malabaricus isolate fHopMal1 chromosome 2, fHopMal1.hap1, whole genome shotgun sequence encodes the following:
- the ifngr1 gene encoding interferon gamma receptor 1 — encoded protein: MPGVIYLLFVTGCFFGVPVLSGVNVTCDSYSVLVDWNFEGFSPDAEFILEVVPNIPLPEKVQFPTRSRSYNISKHLQDTGYNLFIVKVTARNSNNETKSENSPKFTFDDAQNADIKCELEFPTIDLIPGDHQLTVKFRNPLQLYRHTPALRNITDRDQLRYEVISDEPSIQKAEQECRLEDDTCESNVLFPKEKEHYCITVSGWIRHTKVKENRKCYSGSLKPSIPITVYIIPLLVLFIFTLIMVILCKLIPKKMKKEDLTKFPPFLVNKDMHLILPLKMEKEPVVEKLLFIPVTKIPLIVDTTGSTAQPETRSSQSLDSCVSLIGENSRNESDGDELEETTVHEFVDPYTNAMNMSDYDCAHCPI